Genomic DNA from Lactuca sativa cultivar Salinas chromosome 8, Lsat_Salinas_v11, whole genome shotgun sequence:
taaaaccaaaatttatgaTCAAAAATAGACTATTATTAAAAGTAAATTAGAGGTTAGATTGGTATGTAGAGTAGGTTGGTTTGTAGAAAGAAAATCTCAAAAAAGATAATTAGAGATGCTCATGAAAAATGACAGGTCAATCTTTTACTATTTATGTTTTTCTCAATCTAGAATCAACTTTGTTTTATTTTAGTTGTCGAGCATGATGTCATCAACGTGAATACAATCATATTCATGTCATATAATTTGACAATTTATTCtttttatgtcattatttttcATCAATTTTTACATCTTTATTGatctctatactaataaaagagtagcttttttgccatgtgtcatcatattagacattttaattaatgtgttgtcacttgtcaatctattagttttccattttaaatttattagacctcttcattaatgtgattctattttaaattttaaattattgttttcattaattcacaaataaaaaatatctaatatatattaaaaattaattttatatatttatttgaatcaatgattataatttcacataactaataaaaatatctcttaaattaataattgatttaaaataacttattaataattttgagttttttctataaaagtttgattaattttatggTTCCTACATGTTATAAACTAGTGTGTTTATAAAACACAAAAGTCATTAAATGAGGACTTAAACTTAATATAATCGATTAAATATGTAACCGATCCGACCCACATAGAACTCATTCTAATATGTCACCCAAAATCCATTGACCCGTCCCTAGTTTGGACCAGAATAGTACAATAACATTCTTGTGGACTAAATATGTAAAATGACGAATGCTGGAGGATGAAATCTGTAACTTAAAGAAAGTCAACATGAAAATATGACCGTTGGAGACGGTCCGTTTATTTGGAAAAGCGATTTGATTATGGGCATCGAATGATCGAATCACATGCTCCTAAAAAGCAATTACGAAGCTTCACTACGCAATAAAGCTGTACGCGTACCCTCGTCTACTCTACAACCcatctctctccttctctctatTTTGATTTCTACTTTAAGTGTTGATAAATTATCAAGAGTTGAATCTACAACCAACAACAATGGCGAATCAGAGAGTGGTTCTAACGGAAACAGAACTTGATGAAACGAACAGTCAGGTGCATCATCCTTACGCGTTTCATGTATCTGGACCTCGTAAAGTTTCTGCCCCGAATTGGCGAGATCTCATCAATTCCAGTTGGTTAGCTTTTCAATTCAACCCTTCTCTTCATCAATTTGTTGTTCTTCAATCTGGTTTTGTTTCCCTGTTTTTGTATAAATTGTGATGTTACTGTTATCCAAATCAGAATTGATTCAAAACTGAAGTATCGGATGAAAACCATGGGAAATCTTCGGATTTTGTTAGGGTTTGGTTCTAATTTGGGGATTCTATTGAATTTTCGGGGTTAAACTCAAAGATCATTGGAATATTGTGATGCATAAACATAGAATCGTATGCTCTTCTTTCTTTATCGCTTTGTTAGTTCCTGTTCCAATTTCAATTGGCTTTTGAGGttcaatttagggttttcaacttgaAATAGACATTTATACTCTGTTTCTGTAACAATTGGTTTTTCGTCTAAAGTGATAATGAAGGTATTATATTTATAGGTATGATTAGGGTTAGATTTAGATAAGAGTATCCATATGGAAACTAATTTATAAGATCTAACGAAGCTACTTTTTCAGATCATGATTATCTATGATCATCTGATTTTGAACAAATTGCTAAtagtacgttgctatttcttaCTTCTAGGAAAGATGGAAACTACAAGAGAACAGTCATCGCCTGCTTTATCCAAGCCGTATACTTACTTGAACTCGATCGACAAGAAAACAGACCCAAAGAAACAGCTCTAGCCCCAAAATGGTTCATCCCCTTCAAATACAAACTCTCCCAAACCCTAATCGACGAACGCGACGGATCAATCTACGGCGCAATTCTCGAATGGGATCGCTCCGCCGCCTTATCCGATTTCATCCTAATCCGCCCAAGCGGCGCCCCTCGAGCCGTTTTGGCCCTAAGAGGTACGCTTCTCAAATCCCTAACTATCAGACGCGACATTGAAGATGATCTTAGGTTTCTAGCGTGGGAGAGTTTGAAAGGCTCCGTGAGATTCAATGGCGCGTTGGAAGCGCTGAAATCGATTGCGGATATGTACGGGAGTAACAACGTGGCGGTCGCCGGACATTCGTTAGGCGCCGGATTTGCTCTTCAGATCGGGAAATCGTTGGCGAAACAGGGGTTGTTTGTTGAGACGCATTTGTTTAATCCGCCGTCGGTTTCTCTTGCGATGAGTTTGAAGAATATGGGGGAGAAAGCGGTTTTCGCTTGGCAGAAAATGAAGTCGATGATGCCTTCTGCTACTTGTGTTGTTGATACTGATGACGGTGGTGAGGGTGGTGGTGCAGGTGGTGGGTTTAGTAATCCGGCGGCGTTTAACAAATGGGTTCCTCATTTGTATGTTAATAATAGTgattatatatgttgttattacaCGGATCCAGCCGTTGGTGATGGTGGAGaaggaggcggtggtggtggtggtgaaaaGGAGAATGTGAGGCCGGCGATGGGTGGTAATGGTGGTCATATGGCGGCGAAGCTTTTTGTGTTGTCGAAAGGGAAACAGAAGTTTTTGGAAGCGCATGGATTAGAACAATGGTGGTcggatgatttggagcttgaattggcATTACAGAATAGTAAGCTTATTAGCAAGCAATTGAAGTCCTTATATACTGTGCCACCTAACACCACCGGAAACCGCCTATGACTGGTGGTCGGAATATCTTTGTGATTATGGGATTTTGATGtagaaaattttcaattaagacGTTGGATGTTGAAAGGGTGGAgatttattttgtgttttgaagttgaatgatattgatttTTGTGTAAACAAAGTATCATTCATTTCATGTACAATGGCAATAAGAAATGAAAAGACATGAGAAAATTTTTAATTGAGAAAACAATTTCCAATTTGGATTCTAGATGTTTGGTAGGTTTTTTCTTGTTCATGTTTGGCTATGTTATATTTTTGTTGTGTCCTTAGTCCCTCTCTAGTCTAAAAAAGACTATGATGAACAAATCATCCCCACCCCAATGTTGGTATATCTAATATCTTTACCCACTGTAAAGCTAGAAATCATTCATTTTTGTTGCTAATATCTTAAGTTAAACTTCAAATTACATATCTTAATTCCAACTCCAAATCACATATCTTCGATCCAACTACCACCCATTATTATACTGACTTCGTTACTATATCTCCCTTAACATCTCTCAAAGAGCACCCACATACACACTAGATTTCAGAAAGTGATCTTCAAGAAAGCACATGAACACGCATGTGTGCGCGCGCACACACACATTAGTGAACAAACCCTAGAACCGTGTTCATCCGCTTTAggaattcacacacacacacacacatattagaGAACAAACCCTAGAAATGTGTTCATCCGCTTTAGGAATTCACACACATAGATGAACAAACCCTAGAAATGTGTTCATCCGCTTTAGAAATTCTAGTGAAAATTGAAACCCTGAAATTGAGGGTTTCTGTAACATAAAACCATTAGTGAACAAACCCTAGAACTGTGTTCATCCGCTTTAggaattcacacacacacacacattagagAACAAACCCTAGAAATGTGTTCATCCGCTTTAGGAATTCACACACATAGATGACCCTAGAAATGTGTTCATCCGCTTTAGAAATTCTAGTGAAAATTGAAACCCTGAAATTGATATGTGTGTGTTTTTAAACAAAAATGATTTCTAGAGCAAACCCAAATATTATAATGGTTTTATGTTACAGAAACCCTCAATCAAAGGTCTTGAAGAAAATGAAAACCCTGAAATCAATGAGGAAAACGATAAAGATTTATAGGTGTTCATGTTAAACTGAGAGATCAGTTCTTAAGAAACACAATTAGGGTCTTGAAGAAAACAAAATCCCTATAATCGAATCTTgtgttttctttttttctttctcaATATTTTTTGTGAGGTTTCTCAAAGGGGGTGAATGGTACAAACAATGTTTAAGGGTGAAGGATGCCAACGAGATTGAAGGAAGGTGTTGACAACGGAGTATTCCAATTTCAGATTTGGGGTTTTACTTTTAAAAAGGTGTTTTGTAAACACcagtttttaatataaaaaatgtcTTTTTTAAATAGCTATGAATTCTTGACTTTTCTAAAAAAACCAATAAATTGATTGAAATACATTTTCAAACACCCCTTAGAAAAGAGGGAAGTAGATCTAGGGTGGGTGGGCAAGGGTggtttatattatttgtttaattataaatataaaataaacactatataattaaaaaatgaaatagGTGCAAAATAGTCGATTTAGACCCGATAGGAACCAACTACGCAACAGAAATATAACATAGGAATCGTTCAAGTTAAGAAAATAAGTTAGACACTAAACGGTTATATTACCCcgaaccacatggaccattcatgtaattcaCTATTtattctattatatatatatatatatatatatatatatatatatatatatatatatatatatatatatatatatattttctagtTCTACGTATAGAAAAAAATACTTTTGCTAGAAACATAGCAAAATTATTGTTTGAAActgattttttgttttttgtctttttaactttttgtatgGATGTTTGTAAATAATAAGGCTTTTAAATTAATCGAATGTATTAAAATAGAATGATATGAGGTTTTAAAAAAAAGGCTAGACGAAACAATGATGGAAGAATTATGCTATTGGGCTGACTGGAGTACTAAAACTACACCGAACTTGAGATTTGGTTGGGACCGTTTACAGACTCTTGGGTTGTATCCATCCGAGGCTAACTCTATAGTGTCGGTCTAAATCAGTTTTCGAGTCTTCGGTCCTAGACCGGTCTAGTATGGTCCTTGACACCTTttctttttatgtattt
This window encodes:
- the LOC111903707 gene encoding GDSL esterase/lipase At4g10955, which gives rise to MANQRVVLTETELDETNSQVHHPYAFHVSGPRKVSAPNWRDLINSSWKDGNYKRTVIACFIQAVYLLELDRQENRPKETALAPKWFIPFKYKLSQTLIDERDGSIYGAILEWDRSAALSDFILIRPSGAPRAVLALRGTLLKSLTIRRDIEDDLRFLAWESLKGSVRFNGALEALKSIADMYGSNNVAVAGHSLGAGFALQIGKSLAKQGLFVETHLFNPPSVSLAMSLKNMGEKAVFAWQKMKSMMPSATCVVDTDDGGEGGGAGGGFSNPAAFNKWVPHLYVNNSDYICCYYTDPAVGDGGEGGGGGGGEKENVRPAMGGNGGHMAAKLFVLSKGKQKFLEAHGLEQWWSDDLELELALQNSKLISKQLKSLYTVPPNTTGNRL